TCTTTCTTTAGCAGAATACTATAAATTGGTTGTAGAAAATAATAAGAAGAAAGACTCTAATATAGTTTTTAGCTTAGTCCCTAGTAAACAACAAGTGGATCAAGCAATAACTATGCTGAATACCAGCGGTAAAACAGACAAAAAATTTGATGGTATTCCTTTGTTTGTGCCAAAATTTAAGCAAGACAATAGCTATTTAACAATTCCCAAAGGACAAGCAGGAAAGGAGCGATTAATTCCTTTCTATTTTGAAAAAGAACAAGCAGTGGCTCTTTTAGAAGCATTTAAAAAGGCTAAACCACAGGAAGCAGCTAATACAGAAATTCAGGTATTAGATTTGTATAGAGTCATTGATACACTCAGTAGTAGTAATGATCCCAGCACTAATAAAATTTTCTTGTTTCCTTCACGGGAGTCAATAGAATTTATTCGTTCTATAGTTCCCGCGCAACCCAAGAAATAGAAAATTATTTTTACCTCCTGATATGTTAAAGCCAAATTATAAGGTTTCTGGATTAGAACTTTGGCAGTGGCGAAAAACCGCAATTCAATCGGCTATAGCTGCGGATATATCCCCAATGGAGGTAGATTGGCTATTATTAACAATAGCTAATTTAGACCGCTTGGCACTGCGTTTAGAGTCTTTCAAAACATGGCAGGAAATCCCCATTCAATTGTCTTTAACAGAATTAGAGCAATTGTGGCAAAGGCGATTAGATGACCGTTTACCGGTTCAGTATGTTGCGGGCATGACGGCTTGGCGAAAGTTTCAACTCACGGTATCCAATGCGGTCTTAATTCCTAGACCAGAAACAGAGATATTGATTGATTTGGCTGTGGCTGCTGCTAATGGTGGAATGAAAGCTGGACATTGGGCGGATTTGGGGACGGGTAGTGGGGCGATATCCATCGGTTTAGCTGAAGTCTTTACAGATGCGATGATTCATGCTGTAGATATTAGTCCTGCTGCTTTAGCCGTAGCTCAAACCAATGCTGAAAATTTGGGTTTTCGGGAACGGATGCAATTTTATCAGGGTTCTTGGTGGCAACCTCTAGAATCTCTCAAGGGTCAGTTTAGCGGTATGGTATCCAATCCACCCTATATCCCTAGTGATACGGTCTTAACTTTACAGCCGGAAGTGGTGAAACATGAACCCCATTTAGCTTTAGATGGTGGTGCGGATGGTTTAGACTATATTCGTCATTTAATTAATGTTTCCCATGATTATTTGCGTCCTGGAGGGCTGTGGTTAATTGAAATGATGGCAGGACAGGCGGAAATGATGCGGGAATTATTGGTAAGTAATGGGAATTATGGCAATATTTCTATTCATGCTGATTTGGCGGGAATTGAACGTTTTGCTGTGGCTTGTAAGCAAAATATTGTCTGAATCAGGATTTTCAGGATTTCGGGATTTTCAGGATTGTTGTTGGAGATTTTTGGGAATGGGAAGGATTTTGATGTGAATATTTAATAACAATATTGTCTGAATCAGGATTTTCAGGATTGTTGTTGGAGATTTTTGGGAATGGGAAGGATTTTGATTTGAATAGTCAGCAATTAACAAAAATATTGTCTAAAATTACTATTTAGATAGAATAAATGTTCTCAAAAAATCTAAATTTCCAAGAACATAACATCAAACAAAATTATCCTGAAAATCCTTAAATCTTGGATATCCTGATTCAGACAAATATTCCATCAATAAATTACAGATCATCATAAAATATCATCATCCTGAAAATCTTTAAGAGACTTCCAAGAAATAAATTATCCAAGAAACGAACCACAGAGGCACAGAGTACACAGAGAGAGAATTTTTGCATCAGTTTTGGGACATTTTTTTATTTGGAAGTCTCTAAATCGGTGGATATCTTGATATGGCTTGCGCCACGCTACGCTATCAGACAGTAGTATGTTATAATTATCCCTAGATATACCCAGCGCCTACCATGAGTCAATGTCTTAACCCTCAATGTAATTACGAAAATCCCCAAGGTACTAGCTTTTGTGAAAACTGTGGCGGTAAAATAGTCCTACGAGATCGCTATCGTCCGATTAAATTCCTGGGAGAAGGTGGTTTTGGCAAGACTTTTCGAGCAATAGATGAAGAAAGATTAAACACCCCCTGCGTCATTAAACAGTTTTTACCCCAACAAGCCGGAAGCGCAGCCTTACAAAAAGCTACAGAACTATTTCAACAAGAAGCCGTCAGACTGCAAGACTTGGGAAAACATTCCCAAATACCAGACTTACTCGCATTTTTTTCTCAAGATGGTTTACTTTATTTAGTCCAAGAATTTATAGATGGTCAAAATCTTTTGCAAGAATTTCAAACTCAAGGTAAATTAAACGAATCCCAAATTATAATTATCCTCACAGAATTATTGCCAGTTATCCAATTTATTCATGATAATAATGTTATTCATCGAGATATTAAACCAGAAAATATTATCAGAAGTAAACAAGGTAAATTATTCCTAATTGATTTTGGCGTTTCCAAAGAAACCAGTAGCAGTATTTTAACTAGAGTTGGGACTGTTACAGGTACACCCGGATATGCTCCTCCAGAACAATCTCGTGGCATGGTTTATCATAGTAGTGATCTCTATAGTTTAGCTGTTACCTGTGTGCGATTATTGACGGGACATTTTCAAACATCCGACGGACAAGATAAACTATTTGATACCGAAGAAATGCAATGGCAATGGCAAAACTATGTTTCTTTAAGTCAAGAATTAACTGATATTTTAGAAACAATGTTGCAGGATATTCCTCGCAAACGTTATAATTCAGCAAGGGAAGTTTTAGCAGCATTGAAAAATCCTATCAGTCAAAAAACTGTTGTTATTCCTCTTCAACCACAGGTTTCTAATAATCCCTTTAAACAAATTTTTCAGCAATTTATTTCTACCCCAACTAACCCACCCCAACCAGCAAATATTCCACCGCAATTTAATAATTCTCACAGATCATTTACCCAAGATTTAGGTAATGGTATTTCTTTAGAAATGATTGCTATCCCTGGGGGAACTTTTAAAATGGGTTCTCCAAAAAATGAATCAGAAAGATATGATAACGAAAGTCCCCAACATCAAGTTACCATTCAACCATTTTACATGGGCAAGTTTACTGTTACTCAAGCACAATGGGAAAGAGTCGCAGTGTTACCAAAAATCAATCATGATCTAAATCCCAAACCCTCCTATTTTTCTGGCAAAAATAGACCAGTGGAACAGGTTTCATGGCTTGACGCACAGGAATTTTGTGCTAGAATTAGTAAAGCTACAGGTAAAAAATACCGTTTACCCAGTGAGGCTGAATGGGAGTACGCTTGTAGAGCCGGGACAACCACACCATTTTATTTTGGTGACAATATCACCCCTGATTTGGTAAACTATGATGGTAATTATCCTTACACTTCCGGTGCAAAAGGTAAATATCGCCAACAAACCACAGATGTAGGAACTTTTCCCCAGAACTCTTTTGGTTTGTATGATATGCACGGTAACGTATGGGAGTGGTGTGAAGATGATTATGAAGAAAATTATAATAACGCGCCTAAAGACGGTAGTGCTTTAATTAGTCAAAGCACACAATATAAGCTCTTGCGCGGCGGTTCTTGGAGCAGCCGCGCTAGGTATTGTCGGTCTGCGTTTCGCTCGAGGTTTTTGCGTGGCTTTCGCTACTACTACTACGGTTTTCGGGTCGTGTCTTCGTTCAGGACTTTGTAGCCCTTTATACTTTTACTCTTTCACCCTCTGCACTTCTTTCTCTTTTCCCTTCTTAGCCCCCCGCCTTTGGCGGAAAAATATTTTTTTAGGAAAAATCTTGATGCATCATTTAAAGTATATCACATCAATTAAGAAAATAGCAACAAGACAGAATTATTAAAATTTGTATCCAAATAGTCTAACAACAAGTAGCTAATGATATTGTTCATCTTGGGGTAGGTGATTCCGACTCTTGCGCGGCGGTTCTTGGAACAACAACGCTAGGAATTGTCGGTCTGCGAATCGCAATAGGAATTTGCGTGACAATCGCAACAACAACTACGGTTTTCGGGTCGTGTCTTCGTTCAGCACTCTTCAAAGTCAGAATTGGTAAATGGGAATTTATCAAGCGTATATGAGGAGTCCAAACCTAACCCAGTGATAGAAGCAATTCTGTCCGAATATAAAACTGAGTCGGGTAGCTTGGTAGGGTAAAACCGAAGACTTGCTCGACTCTAAACTACATCAAAAATAGCATATAAAAAATGGGTGATTTACCTATAATTCAGAAAACTTACGATTTAATTAAATGGTATGTACCGATTATTAATCGTTTACCACGAAATCATAAGTTTATGCTAGGTAATAGAATCACTACTGTTCTTTATGACATTTTAGATGAATTGCTGATTGCTCGTTATAGTTCTCCAAAACTCACAGAATTAAGGTCTTCTAATATTAAACTAGAAATTCTCAGATATCAAACCAGATTACTTTTTGATTTTCATCTAATTTCCACCGACCGTTACGAATATATCCAAAAATTAATTAACGAAATTGGTTTAGATTTAGGTGGTTGGATAAAACAACAGGAAAAGTTGACATTAAATAACTTATAAGATTGTAGGTTGGGTGAAGGGATAGCGCAAGCCAACGAAGTTTTGTAAATGTTTGGTTTCCTAATGTCAACCTAACCTACATGGATTATTATACTGCAAACGGTTCATTGCTTAAACAAATATGAAACCCCTCTCCAAACCTCTCCCCGCAACATGGAGAGGCTTTGAACTTGTTATTTGTATTAGAAAAAAGTCCAATTTTTAGCCATTTTGAGTATATATAGAAGAATTTAGATATGAAAAGATATGGTAATCTTTGGGAAGAAATTACAGATTTTAGTAACTTACTTCTAGCAGCAAAACAAGCACAAAAAGCAAAGCGATTTAAACCTGATGTTCTCGAGTTTAATCATAACCTAGAAAGAGAATTATTTAATTTACAAGCAGAACTCAAATTAAAAACCTATACTCCTGGAGAATATACAACATTTGAAATTTTTGAACCCAAGCCTCGCTTAATTTCTGCTGCACCTTATCGTGATAGGGTAGTACATCATGCTCTTTGTCGTGTTGTTACTCCTATTTTTGAAAGTACATTTATTCATGATTCTTACGCTAACCGAGTTGGTTATGGTTCACACCGAGCTTTGCGTCGCTTTACAAAATTTGCTCGTTCTAGTAAATATATCTTTCAAGCTGATATTCGTAAATACTTCCCGAGTATAGATCATCAAATCTTAAAATCTCTAATTCACCGCAAAATTAAATGTGCTGATACCCTCTGGTTACTTGATAAAATCATAGACCATAGTAATGAACAAGAGTTGGTAGTGCATTATTTTCCCGGAGATGACTTATTATCACCTTTAGGAAGAAGACGTGGTTTACCTATTGGTAATTTGACAAGTCAATTTATGGCAAATGTCTACTTAAACGGTTTTGACCATTTTATCAAAGATCAACTTAAATGTAAAAAGTATATTCGCTACGTTGATGATTTTGCTTTATTTGGTGATGATAAAATCTTTTTAGCTAATGCCAGAATTTCTATTGAAGGATATTTAGCCAGTCTAAGATTAAAAATTCACCCAATTAAAAGCCAATTATTTGAGACTAAACACGGAGCAAATTTTGTCGGTTTTCGTGTGTTACCTAAGCAAATTAAAGTCCGTAGTAATAGCTTACGTCAAAGCGTTAAAAGAATTAAGAAAACTATCTCACAACATCAACGAGGGATTCTGGACAAAGAAACAATCAGACAAGTTTTGCAAAGCTGGGTTGCTCATTTACAGCATGGTGACACATGGAGATTAAGAAAAAATATTCGTTCTACTGTTTTCCACCATCTTGAAGATCAGATGCTAAAAATCCTTAAATT
The DNA window shown above is from Anabaena sp. WA102 and carries:
- a CDS encoding Tic22 family protein — encoded protein: MKLLVRWGLTLGLASSVIFGGILGINNLQALALPQEQVVKTLQEVPVFTLTNAQGEFVVISRKNQSKTISQVGFFLSKKDAQIFLEQRLKKENPQLASTIKITPLSLAEYYKLVVENNKKKDSNIVFSLVPSKQQVDQAITMLNTSGKTDKKFDGIPLFVPKFKQDNSYLTIPKGQAGKERLIPFYFEKEQAVALLEAFKKAKPQEAANTEIQVLDLYRVIDTLSSSNDPSTNKIFLFPSRESIEFIRSIVPAQPKK
- the prmC gene encoding peptide chain release factor N(5)-glutamine methyltransferase; protein product: MLKPNYKVSGLELWQWRKTAIQSAIAADISPMEVDWLLLTIANLDRLALRLESFKTWQEIPIQLSLTELEQLWQRRLDDRLPVQYVAGMTAWRKFQLTVSNAVLIPRPETEILIDLAVAAANGGMKAGHWADLGTGSGAISIGLAEVFTDAMIHAVDISPAALAVAQTNAENLGFRERMQFYQGSWWQPLESLKGQFSGMVSNPPYIPSDTVLTLQPEVVKHEPHLALDGGADGLDYIRHLINVSHDYLRPGGLWLIEMMAGQAEMMRELLVSNGNYGNISIHADLAGIERFAVACKQNIV
- a CDS encoding bifunctional serine/threonine-protein kinase/formylglycine-generating enzyme family protein produces the protein MSQCLNPQCNYENPQGTSFCENCGGKIVLRDRYRPIKFLGEGGFGKTFRAIDEERLNTPCVIKQFLPQQAGSAALQKATELFQQEAVRLQDLGKHSQIPDLLAFFSQDGLLYLVQEFIDGQNLLQEFQTQGKLNESQIIIILTELLPVIQFIHDNNVIHRDIKPENIIRSKQGKLFLIDFGVSKETSSSILTRVGTVTGTPGYAPPEQSRGMVYHSSDLYSLAVTCVRLLTGHFQTSDGQDKLFDTEEMQWQWQNYVSLSQELTDILETMLQDIPRKRYNSAREVLAALKNPISQKTVVIPLQPQVSNNPFKQIFQQFISTPTNPPQPANIPPQFNNSHRSFTQDLGNGISLEMIAIPGGTFKMGSPKNESERYDNESPQHQVTIQPFYMGKFTVTQAQWERVAVLPKINHDLNPKPSYFSGKNRPVEQVSWLDAQEFCARISKATGKKYRLPSEAEWEYACRAGTTTPFYFGDNITPDLVNYDGNYPYTSGAKGKYRQQTTDVGTFPQNSFGLYDMHGNVWEWCEDDYEENYNNAPKDGSALISQSTQYKLLRGGSWSSRARYCRSAFRSRFLRGFRYYYYGFRVVSSFRTL
- the avd gene encoding diversity-generating retroelement protein Avd; translated protein: MGDLPIIQKTYDLIKWYVPIINRLPRNHKFMLGNRITTVLYDILDELLIARYSSPKLTELRSSNIKLEILRYQTRLLFDFHLISTDRYEYIQKLINEIGLDLGGWIKQQEKLTLNNL
- a CDS encoding RNA-directed DNA polymerase, producing MKRYGNLWEEITDFSNLLLAAKQAQKAKRFKPDVLEFNHNLERELFNLQAELKLKTYTPGEYTTFEIFEPKPRLISAAPYRDRVVHHALCRVVTPIFESTFIHDSYANRVGYGSHRALRRFTKFARSSKYIFQADIRKYFPSIDHQILKSLIHRKIKCADTLWLLDKIIDHSNEQELVVHYFPGDDLLSPLGRRRGLPIGNLTSQFMANVYLNGFDHFIKDQLKCKKYIRYVDDFALFGDDKIFLANARISIEGYLASLRLKIHPIKSQLFETKHGANFVGFRVLPKQIKVRSNSLRQSVKRIKKTISQHQRGILDKETIRQVLQSWVAHLQHGDTWRLRKNIRSTVFHHLEDQMLKILKF